In Marinobacter sp. M3C, the genomic stretch GGCACAAAGCTCGGGCCAGAACGCTTACTGCTGGCGCTCGGCGACGGCTTGCTGGGCCTTCTTTACCAGATCTTCACCAATCCGCGGTGACCATTCCTGATAGACCGACTGAGTAGCATTGATGAACGCATCGCGCTGGGCCGGCGTCAGTTCGGTGACGGTCACGCCACGCTCTTTTATGGCGGCCAAGGTGGCGTCCAGCTCACTGCGGGACTTTTCGATTTCCCATTGGCCGGCGTCTATTGCGGCCTTCTTTAGCAAGGCCTGATCGTCGGCGCTGAATGTCGCCCACACCCGATTGTTAACGGCAAAGACCAGCGGGTCTGCCATGTAGTGCCACAGGGTCAGGTGCTCCTGCCCTACCTGATCAATACGCGCCACATCAAACACCGACAGCGGATTTTCTTGGCCGTCTACGGCACCGGTGGTTAGCGCCGGCTTGGCATCAGCCCAGCTCATCTGAGTGGGGTTGGCGCCCAGAGCATTAAAGGTATCCTGAAACAATGGCGAACCTACCACGCGAACTTTCAAGCCTTC encodes the following:
- a CDS encoding DctP family TRAP transporter solute-binding subunit is translated as MLKRCTLVAAAAGALLFGSIAHAQYKDEYTVSTVLPSAFPWGQAADKWVELVNERSEGRINMKIYSNSQLVSGDQTKEFSAMRSGLIDMAVGSTINWSPQVPELNLFSLPFLMPDYPAIDAITQGEVGEAVFAAIQKRGVTPLAWGENGFRELSNSKRAIREPADVEGLKVRVVGSPLFQDTFNALGANPTQMSWADAKPALTTGAVDGQENPLSVFDVARIDQVGQEHLTLWHYMADPLVFAVNNRVWATFSADDQALLKKAAIDAGQWEIEKSRSELDATLAAIKERGVTVTELTPAQRDAFINATQSVYQEWSPRIGEDLVKKAQQAVAERQQ